The DNA window GTTTCCGGCGTTTCATGGCGTCCGATGCCTACTCATGGCGCAGGGCAGCGATGGGATCCAGGCGCGCGGCCTGGCGTGCCGGATAAACGCCAAAGGCCAGGCCGACCGCGCCGCAGAACAGTGCCGATCCCAGGATGGGCAGTGGCGCCCAGGCCACCTGCCAGCCGGCGAACACCGCGATCGCGTAGGCCAGGGCCGTGCCGAACAACAGCCCCAGCAGCACCCCGGCCACGCAGATCACCGTGGCCTCGCGCAGGAACTGGGCGACCACATCGCGCCGGCGCGCGCCCAGCGCACGCAGCAGGCCGATCTCGCGCCGACGCTCCAGCACGTTGGCCAGCATGATGTTCATGATGCCGATTCCGCCCACCAGCAGACTCACCCCGGCAATGGCCCCCATCACGACCTGGAAGATGCGCTGGGTCTTCTGGTGCTGCTGGAACAGCTGCTGCGGCACCACCAGCGTGTAGTCCTCCTCACCGGCGTGGCGCTGGGCCAGTACCTTGGCCATCACCTGCGCGCTGGCGGCCAGCTGGTCCGGATCGGCAATGCGCAGGGCGAAGCGGTCGACCTCGTCCTCCTGATCCTGGAACTTGAAGCGGTTCAGTGCGCTGTCCAGCGGCAGATAGATGCGGTTGCTCTCCAGGCCCAGCTGCACGCCCTCGAACGCGTTCTTACCCAAATCCCGATCGGCCAACACGCCGATCACTTCCAGCCAGACGTGGTTGACCTTGATCAGCTGGCCCAGGGCTTGGCCCTGCGGGAACAGGCTGTGCGCCGCCTGCGCGCCGAGCACCGCCACCGGCGCCAGATGGTCGTTGTCCTGCGTACTCAGGCCTCGTCCCTGGGTTACGCGCAGCGAGGACAGGGCGAAGAAGTCCGGGCTCACGCCATAGGCCTGGGCATCGCTGTGCCCGTGCTCGCCGAAGACCGAATAGGTGCGCACGGCCTTCTCTGCCGCGAAGCGCTCCGCGCCGGGGACCACGGCCTGTACGGCCTCGGCATCGGCGACCGACAGGCCCAGGCTGCGGGTGCGCGTCTCGCGCAGGGTGTCTGCGTCCTGCGACTTGGCCTGGGCGATCAGATTGTGCAGGCCCAGGCTCTCGACCAGACGCAGCGCCTCGCGGCGACTGCCTTCACCCACCGCCTGCATGGCCACGATGGCACCCACCCCGAAGATCAGGCCGAGCAAGGTCAGCAGGGTTCGCAGGCGCCGCCGCCAAAGCTCCTCGATGGCCTCGCGCCAGATGGGCGGCACGCGCCGCATCAGGCGGCTCATGGCCGGCCCCCGTCCTCGTCGGTCTGCGGTGGCTCGTCTGGTGGCGCGCCGGCCGCGCTGAGGATCACCTCATCGCCCGGCTCGAGTCCCTCGAGCACCTGGGTCCGCGCCGGGCCGCGCACGCCGAGCTTCACCGCGCGGCGGGCCTGGCCGTTGCCATTGCGGACCTGCACGTAGGACTGGCCCCTGTCCTGCGCCAGCGCGATGTTGGGGACATCGATGGCCTGGCGGGCCTGCAGCAGCACCACGCGGGCCTGCGTCTGCTGGCCGGGCACCAGATCCAGGCGCTTGAGCGCCGCGTCGGGGACCGGGGCGCGCATGGCCAGATACTTGACCGGGTTCTGGCGACTGAGCGATTTGGCCGCGCTGGCGATCCACGACAGCGTGGTGGTGAAACGCTGTTCGGGATGGCCGATCGGATACAGCTCCACGGCATTGCCCTTTCGCACGCCCTGCGCCTGCTGTTGCGGCAGGGTGATCTCGACCTCCAGCGCGGCCAGGTCCGGCAGGCTGCCATAGGGCGTGCCGGCGTACAGGCTGCTGCCGACCATGGGCTTTTCCCCGGACCAGTTGGTTTCCAGCAGGACCACCCCATCAGTGGGCGCGCGCAGCTCCAAGGCATTCATGTCGTGCTGGCGGGATTGCGCGGTCATGTCGAAGGTGGCGCGCTGGGCATCCAGCACGCCCAGCTCGGCCGCGCCGCGCTCACCGGACTGCGCGCGCTGCCAGCGCAGGGTGTCCTGGCGCTCGCCGAGGTAGTGCACGTCCTGCACCGCGTCGAGCACGTCATTGCGCGCCAGCGTGGACAGATCCGCATGGGCGTAGCGTTGTGCAATTCCCAACTGGGTCGCCACGTCGGACAGATCCACATCCACCCGCCCCTGGGCCGAGGCCAGTTCGGCCTGCTTGGCCAGGCGTTGCAGCGCATTGCGGCGCAGATCGATCTGCGCCTTGTCCAGTTCCTGCTCGCCCTGGGGCGAGGCGAAGCGCGCGATCAGTTCGCCCTGCTTCACCCGCGTGCCCTCCGGCAGCATCCATTCCAGTTGGCGGCTGTCCCAGTTCGATCCTGGGACCGACAGCGCGGTGGCCTGGGCAGCGCGGACCTGTCCCAGGCCGCTCACGCTGAGCGTCAGTGCGTGTCGCCGCACCGTTTCGGTGCTGACGGAGGTCTGGTCGTCGTGGCATCCCCCCAGCACCGTCGCGCAGGCGAGCAGGAGCGCAAGGCGCGCGGCGTTCATGATGACCCCTTGGCGTCGGTGTTCACCTCGACCCGCACGCTCATGCCAGGCTTGAGCCGGGCGTCGGCCTTGTCCAGCCGCAGCTCCACATCCAGGATGGGGATCGGCTGCACGCCCGACTTGCTGCGCACCGTGCGGCCAATGCCGACCACGCGGGCCGGGAACACCGCCCCGCTGCCTTCCAGCCGGATCTGCGCGGTCTGGCCGGGGTGGATCCGGCGGAAGTCGCGTTCGGGCAGTTCGGCACGCACGGCCACGGTGGACAGGTCGGGGATCTCGGCCACGCTCTGGCCTTTCCAGACCTTGGCGCCGATGTCGAACTTCTCGCCGCTGAAGGAACTCTTGTGCAGCATCAGCCCAGGGCGGGGAGCGGTCAGGGTCATCGCCGCCAATGAGGTCTTGAGTCGGGTCACATCATTGTTGAGCTGCCGGGTCTGCGCATCCAGCACGCGGCGCTCGGCCGCGCGCGCGGTGGCCTTGGCGGCCTCGGTCTGCTCGGCCAGCGTGTAGCTGGCTTGGGCCAGGGTGCGGGCGTTGACCAGTTTCTGGTAGTCGACGCCGGCGATCAGTTCCTTGGGCTGGGCGGTCTTGCGACGCGCCTTGTCCAGCTCCGCCCGCGCCTGCTCGGTGACCAGGTGTGCG is part of the Pseudoxanthomonas sp. JBR18 genome and encodes:
- a CDS encoding ABC transporter permease, giving the protein MSRLMRRVPPIWREAIEELWRRRLRTLLTLLGLIFGVGAIVAMQAVGEGSRREALRLVESLGLHNLIAQAKSQDADTLRETRTRSLGLSVADAEAVQAVVPGAERFAAEKAVRTYSVFGEHGHSDAQAYGVSPDFFALSSLRVTQGRGLSTQDNDHLAPVAVLGAQAAHSLFPQGQALGQLIKVNHVWLEVIGVLADRDLGKNAFEGVQLGLESNRIYLPLDSALNRFKFQDQEDEVDRFALRIADPDQLAASAQVMAKVLAQRHAGEEDYTLVVPQQLFQQHQKTQRIFQVVMGAIAGVSLLVGGIGIMNIMLANVLERRREIGLLRALGARRRDVVAQFLREATVICVAGVLLGLLFGTALAYAIAVFAGWQVAWAPLPILGSALFCGAVGLAFGVYPARQAARLDPIAALRHE
- a CDS encoding HlyD family efflux transporter periplasmic adaptor subunit, with product MNAARLALLLACATVLGGCHDDQTSVSTETVRRHALTLSVSGLGQVRAAQATALSVPGSNWDSRQLEWMLPEGTRVKQGELIARFASPQGEQELDKAQIDLRRNALQRLAKQAELASAQGRVDVDLSDVATQLGIAQRYAHADLSTLARNDVLDAVQDVHYLGERQDTLRWQRAQSGERGAAELGVLDAQRATFDMTAQSRQHDMNALELRAPTDGVVLLETNWSGEKPMVGSSLYAGTPYGSLPDLAALEVEITLPQQQAQGVRKGNAVELYPIGHPEQRFTTTLSWIASAAKSLSRQNPVKYLAMRAPVPDAALKRLDLVPGQQTQARVVLLQARQAIDVPNIALAQDRGQSYVQVRNGNGQARRAVKLGVRGPARTQVLEGLEPGDEVILSAAGAPPDEPPQTDEDGGRP
- a CDS encoding efflux RND transporter periplasmic adaptor subunit, with product MRAWLFGLILALSATPLHATTLAIDGEVYARSSAQLLPPQVDELYEFTITQLAPDGSMVERGQVVVAFDTSELAKTLAEKSSKLQEKRRELDKLTLDQAERARTAHLVTEQARAELDKARRKTAQPKELIAGVDYQKLVNARTLAQASYTLAEQTEAAKATARAAERRVLDAQTRQLNNDVTRLKTSLAAMTLTAPRPGLMLHKSSFSGEKFDIGAKVWKGQSVAEIPDLSTVAVRAELPERDFRRIHPGQTAQIRLEGSGAVFPARVVGIGRTVRSKSGVQPIPILDVELRLDKADARLKPGMSVRVEVNTDAKGSS